The following proteins are co-located in the Diaphorobacter sp. HDW4B genome:
- a CDS encoding class III extradiol ring-cleavage dioxygenase yields the protein MSTTVSAPAVTHPDRMPVYFVSHGGGPWPWMPDRAEAYANLAESLGDMPHQLLRKPKAILMISAHWEEPEFTVQGAARPGMLYDYGGFPDYTYHIRYPSPGSPALALRVTELLSQAGIPVQVDMERGYDHGMFSAMRPIYPNADVPVVQLSLRRGLDPADHLAMGRALAALRDEDVLIIGSGFSYHNLRAMGPQGHEPAKAFDDWLAHTMLHASPAERTQHLLHWENAPAARLAHPREEHLLPLMVAVGAAEGDKALRVYHEDAFRGALAVSSYRLDAA from the coding sequence ATGTCCACCACTGTTTCCGCTCCCGCCGTCACCCATCCCGACCGCATGCCCGTGTACTTTGTATCGCACGGCGGCGGCCCCTGGCCCTGGATGCCAGACCGCGCCGAGGCGTACGCCAATCTGGCCGAATCTCTGGGCGACATGCCGCACCAACTGCTGCGCAAACCCAAGGCGATTCTGATGATCTCCGCCCACTGGGAAGAGCCCGAATTCACCGTGCAAGGCGCGGCCCGTCCCGGCATGCTGTATGACTACGGCGGCTTTCCCGACTACACCTATCACATTCGCTACCCGTCGCCCGGCTCACCTGCGCTGGCCTTGCGCGTGACGGAGCTTCTGTCGCAAGCGGGCATTCCCGTGCAGGTCGATATGGAGCGCGGCTACGACCACGGCATGTTCTCCGCCATGCGGCCCATCTATCCGAATGCCGATGTCCCGGTGGTGCAACTGTCGCTGCGCCGTGGCCTCGATCCTGCGGACCATCTCGCCATGGGGCGCGCACTGGCAGCTTTGCGCGATGAAGATGTGCTGATCATCGGCAGCGGCTTCAGCTACCACAACCTGCGCGCAATGGGCCCGCAAGGACATGAGCCAGCCAAAGCATTCGATGACTGGCTGGCGCACACCATGCTGCATGCCAGCCCGGCAGAGCGCACTCAACATCTGCTGCATTGGGAGAACGCGCCCGCCGCTCGTCTCGCTCATCCGCGTGAAGAGCATCTGTTGCCATTGATGGTGGCCGTGGGGGCGGCCGAAGGCGACAAGGCGCTTCGTGTCTATCACGAAGATGCATTCAGAGGCGCACTGGCGGTGTCCAGCTACCGGCTGGATGCGGCCTGA
- a CDS encoding GNAT family N-acetyltransferase, with protein MQYPIQHEEADAKGAFFMDKNGEHIAEMTYSRTNATMIIVDHTHVDDSLRGQGAGRQLLDALVAWARKTGTKVLPLCPFAKAQFDKDASIRDVLV; from the coding sequence ATGCAATACCCCATCCAGCACGAAGAGGCCGACGCCAAAGGCGCGTTTTTCATGGACAAGAACGGCGAGCACATCGCCGAGATGACCTACAGCCGCACGAATGCGACGATGATCATCGTGGACCACACGCATGTGGACGATTCACTGCGTGGTCAGGGTGCGGGTCGCCAGTTGCTGGATGCTCTGGTTGCCTGGGCACGCAAAACGGGCACCAAGGTATTGCCCTTGTGCCCGTTTGCGAAGGCGCAGTTCGACAAAGATGCGTCGATTCGCGACGTGCTGGTTTGA
- a CDS encoding ribonuclease HI family protein, translating into MHSPIWTVFIDGSALPNPGKLSIGGIAYAPDGHVDCFSHQFSHTGCNNEAEARAAIHALQWLAEKQARHVLIHTDNSILAEQLSLAEPKRIERLFAVYEKARTLARQFESVQVKWIPRHKNAIADALARGDWVTAASLEPLIGHSASSVFSVE; encoded by the coding sequence ATGCATTCGCCAATCTGGACTGTTTTCATCGACGGAAGCGCCCTGCCCAACCCCGGCAAGCTGAGCATTGGCGGCATCGCTTATGCACCGGACGGCCACGTGGATTGCTTCAGCCACCAGTTCTCGCACACCGGCTGCAACAACGAGGCCGAGGCGCGTGCGGCCATTCATGCGCTGCAATGGCTGGCTGAAAAGCAGGCACGCCATGTATTGATTCATACAGACAACAGCATTCTGGCCGAGCAACTGAGTCTTGCCGAACCCAAGCGCATCGAGCGCCTTTTTGCGGTTTACGAGAAGGCCAGAACTTTGGCGCGGCAGTTTGAAAGCGTCCAAGTGAAATGGATTCCACGCCACAAGAACGCGATTGCAGATGCGCTTGCACGTGGAGACTGGGTGACTGCGGCAAGCCTTGAACCGTTGATCGGACACAGCGCTTCATCCGTTTTTTCCGTGGAGTAA
- a CDS encoding LysR family transcriptional regulator — MRNLNLDHLQTLITIADLGTFAAAAQTLHLAPPTVSLHIKELEARMDAALLVRGRRQAELTPAGEALVTEGRKLLLASDDLVELVQRRASGREGVVRVGMSAGVSTRLLPLMLETLIARSPGVEVRLEAVGSSESIKRLKAGTLDIGIVASPQPATAEIMMTPWRNDPMVALVPSSWDPPELVTAEWLAGRRWASFAPATQMHGLISAWFRQAAQKPRPFLTMSYPGALVSLAVASQSAALLPLEIIDEQRLSSDLAIRHLSPQLMRPMALACRVAQYPNPAVETVLAVISEFGN, encoded by the coding sequence ATGCGAAATTTGAACCTCGACCATTTGCAGACCTTGATCACGATCGCGGATCTGGGGACGTTTGCGGCGGCGGCTCAGACCTTGCATCTGGCGCCGCCTACTGTGAGCCTGCACATCAAGGAACTGGAGGCGCGGATGGATGCGGCATTGTTGGTGCGTGGGCGTCGACAGGCCGAGCTCACGCCTGCGGGTGAAGCGCTGGTGACCGAGGGGCGCAAGCTACTGCTCGCGAGCGATGATCTGGTGGAGCTGGTTCAGCGGCGGGCTTCTGGGCGCGAAGGGGTTGTGCGGGTTGGTATGTCCGCAGGCGTGAGCACCCGACTGTTGCCTTTGATGCTGGAGACTTTGATTGCGCGAAGTCCCGGCGTGGAGGTGCGTTTGGAAGCGGTGGGTTCCAGCGAATCGATCAAGCGCCTGAAGGCAGGGACTTTGGACATCGGCATCGTGGCCAGTCCACAGCCTGCCACGGCGGAAATCATGATGACTCCATGGCGCAACGATCCCATGGTGGCGCTGGTGCCCTCTTCCTGGGATCCGCCTGAGTTGGTGACTGCGGAATGGCTGGCGGGTCGGCGCTGGGCTTCGTTCGCACCGGCCACGCAGATGCATGGCTTGATTTCCGCTTGGTTCCGACAGGCCGCTCAGAAGCCGCGTCCGTTTTTGACGATGAGCTATCCGGGCGCCTTGGTCAGCTTGGCCGTTGCCAGTCAAAGCGCTGCGCTTTTGCCTTTGGAAATCATCGACGAACAACGGCTTTCCTCTGATCTGGCGATACGGCATTTGAGTCCGCAACTCATGCGTCCCATGGCGCTGGCCTGTCGGGTCGCGCAGTATCCGAATCCTGCGGTCGAAACGGTGCTGGCGGTGATTTCCGAATTTGGAAACTGA
- a CDS encoding VC1465 family Xer recombination activation factor, giving the protein MDLPACAKFLHVTERTLRNWESGKHDIPYAAYRLLRLTNRMELPGDSWAGWSFYGGKLISPEGRVFVGTDSAWWSLLIRRATKNDREASAARTASAPPVQRERAEGALAGSVARCPTALDVGRREAPALDLSHKHFRTGNSETVWDVGSVATKSAANEVPFRQRIAHES; this is encoded by the coding sequence ATGGATTTACCCGCCTGCGCGAAGTTTCTTCACGTCACCGAGCGCACTTTACGTAATTGGGAGTCTGGCAAGCACGACATCCCATACGCGGCGTACAGGCTCCTAAGGCTCACGAATCGCATGGAGCTACCCGGCGATTCGTGGGCTGGATGGAGCTTCTATGGCGGCAAGCTGATCTCGCCTGAAGGCCGAGTTTTCGTCGGAACGGATAGTGCCTGGTGGTCGTTGCTGATCCGCCGAGCGACGAAGAATGACCGGGAGGCCAGCGCTGCGCGCACGGCCAGCGCACCGCCGGTGCAGCGCGAGCGCGCCGAAGGGGCGCTGGCCGGGAGCGTAGCGCGGTGTCCCACGGCCTTGGACGTGGGACGGCGCGAAGCGCCGGCCCTAGATTTATCCCATAAACACTTTAGAACAGGAAATTCAGAAACCGTATGGGATGTGGGCTCCGTTGCTACCAAAAGTGCAGCAAATGAGGTGCCGTTTCGTCAAAGGATTGCTCATGAGTCGTAG
- a CDS encoding IS481 family transposase, with product MLISLHKNATTTPAIRLALQQSSASDHELAQQYGIGLGTVRKWRHRTSVQDESHTAHHLQTTLNAAQEELVIYLRSQLLLPLDDLLAVVHEFIEPAMSRSALDRLLRRRGHSRLPTAVRAEHESKPFKAYEPGYVHIDVKYLPQMQDENKRRYVFVAIDRATRWVFIQIKQYKTAAAAHAFLATLKKAACFKIRTILTDNGKEFSDRLFGKHEKQPSGDHEFDLLCKELGIEHRLTRPRTPRTNGMVERFNGRLSQVLRTHHFNSAEDLEKTLHRFVWLYNQQIPQKALRHETPVQALKRWQASHPKLFEKNVRNHPGPDNLIHRRNSELMELVLFGRA from the coding sequence ATGCTGATCTCATTGCACAAGAACGCAACCACCACGCCAGCGATTCGCCTGGCGCTGCAGCAATCGAGTGCGTCCGACCACGAGCTTGCGCAGCAATATGGCATTGGACTTGGTACGGTGCGCAAGTGGCGCCATCGCACAAGCGTGCAGGATGAAAGCCATACCGCTCATCACCTGCAGACAACGCTCAACGCAGCGCAGGAAGAGCTGGTGATCTATCTGCGATCTCAACTGCTGCTGCCTCTGGATGATTTGCTGGCAGTCGTTCACGAATTCATTGAACCTGCGATGAGCCGCTCGGCGCTGGATCGATTGCTGCGTCGCCGAGGACATTCGCGCTTACCCACGGCCGTTCGAGCCGAGCACGAAAGCAAACCGTTCAAAGCCTATGAGCCGGGCTATGTGCACATTGATGTGAAGTACCTGCCCCAGATGCAGGATGAGAACAAGCGCCGATATGTCTTTGTTGCCATTGACCGAGCTACGCGTTGGGTGTTCATCCAGATCAAGCAATACAAGACGGCAGCGGCTGCGCACGCGTTTTTGGCGACCCTGAAGAAAGCTGCTTGCTTCAAGATTCGCACGATCCTCACAGATAACGGCAAAGAGTTCTCGGATCGTCTGTTTGGCAAGCACGAGAAGCAACCAAGCGGTGATCACGAGTTTGATTTACTGTGCAAGGAACTCGGTATAGAGCACCGACTCACACGGCCCAGAACGCCACGTACCAACGGAATGGTGGAGCGCTTCAACGGAAGGCTCAGCCAAGTGCTGCGCACGCATCACTTCAACAGTGCAGAGGATCTAGAGAAGACGCTTCATCGCTTTGTGTGGCTGTACAACCAGCAGATTCCACAGAAAGCTCTGCGGCATGAAACGCCCGTTCAGGCCCTCAAGCGATGGCAGGCGTCACATCCAAAATTGTTTGAAAAGAACGTGCGCAATCATCCGGGACCTGACAACTTGATCCACAGAAGAAACAGCGAGTTGATGGAACTCGTTTTATTTGGCCGAGCGTAG
- a CDS encoding caspase family protein, which yields MFRSTFSTMRVGSLRAAACAAAVLCTLVGGARAENHALIMWVGEYADARQNLPGIDKDAALARGIARSMGVADNNIVEVKNRDLTLEGMKLAVGQLVGRVQSGDRVFIYYSGHGGQVDAAGGKCSEGMVAHDGSLYFDQQLQDDLDRLAGKAAQVIFMNDSCFSGGAATKDAGSSSGEVAKSYTGTIKSAGGADGYACGDAVNKMTRSFAERASRQELQVLYIAASSDRELSYASSKGSTATVAWAQCLENAQTDTNRDGFLSGEELRQCAQTRINGVSRKQQTVTLIGNIQLPVGFNTASVTTTPVQPERTLAALRAASDPTMNMVLNLSQTQLSISRRDRLDFSISTPQAGYLYLLHIGSDGKTFDVLFPNDMDTNNYVSAGVHRFPRPKWAVEATGPEGVGYVMAYMSPTPKNFRDGMDKIGPFASVSATRSAASKLAAVAVGSGQSGGGRFGTSDVIPVRETR from the coding sequence ATGTTCCGTTCCACTTTTTCAACGATGCGCGTGGGCTCGCTTCGCGCTGCTGCTTGCGCTGCTGCCGTTTTGTGCACACTTGTCGGTGGAGCAAGGGCTGAGAATCATGCGCTCATCATGTGGGTCGGTGAATATGCCGATGCGAGGCAGAACCTTCCTGGCATCGACAAGGATGCCGCGCTGGCACGTGGAATTGCGCGAAGCATGGGGGTGGCTGACAACAACATCGTAGAAGTCAAGAACCGTGATCTGACGCTGGAAGGGATGAAGCTTGCGGTAGGCCAATTGGTGGGACGCGTCCAAAGTGGAGACCGGGTGTTCATTTATTACTCCGGGCACGGAGGGCAGGTGGATGCGGCAGGGGGAAAGTGCAGCGAGGGGATGGTGGCTCATGACGGAAGTCTCTATTTCGATCAGCAACTGCAGGACGATCTGGATCGACTGGCAGGCAAAGCCGCGCAAGTGATCTTCATGAATGACTCGTGTTTTTCAGGCGGTGCAGCAACCAAGGATGCGGGTTCATCTTCAGGCGAAGTCGCCAAGAGTTACACGGGAACGATCAAGTCTGCAGGTGGAGCGGATGGCTACGCATGTGGAGATGCCGTCAACAAGATGACACGCAGTTTTGCAGAACGAGCCAGCAGACAGGAGCTTCAAGTTCTCTATATCGCGGCATCGTCTGATCGAGAATTGTCCTATGCCAGCTCAAAGGGCAGTACAGCGACTGTGGCCTGGGCGCAGTGTCTTGAGAATGCCCAGACCGATACGAACAGAGACGGATTTTTGAGTGGTGAAGAACTGAGGCAATGTGCGCAGACGCGCATCAACGGGGTTTCCAGAAAGCAGCAGACGGTCACTCTCATCGGTAACATCCAACTACCGGTGGGATTCAACACAGCATCTGTGACCACAACACCAGTTCAGCCAGAACGCACATTGGCGGCCCTTCGCGCAGCGTCGGACCCGACCATGAACATGGTACTCAATCTATCGCAGACACAACTGAGTATTTCCAGGCGAGATCGTCTCGACTTCTCTATTTCGACCCCACAGGCGGGCTATCTGTATCTCCTGCACATTGGGTCGGATGGCAAAACCTTCGATGTGCTTTTCCCGAATGACATGGACACCAACAACTACGTGAGTGCAGGAGTCCATCGTTTTCCTCGGCCCAAGTGGGCAGTGGAAGCTACGGGGCCAGAAGGCGTCGGATATGTGATGGCCTACATGTCCCCTACGCCCAAGAATTTTCGCGACGGCATGGACAAGATCGGCCCGTTTGCCTCGGTTTCGGCCACAAGGTCTGCCGCGTCGAAACTGGCTGCTGTGGCAGTCGGGAGCGGGCAAAGCGGTGGAGGCCGTTTTGGCACCAGCGATGTGATTCCAGTTCGCGAGACACGGTAA